ATGCCTAAATTTGGCCTACAGTGGAAGAAATCCTGAAATGGCAAATATGAGAACATACCTCAGAAACTCCCAAGATGGTAAGGAACCCACCAAAGAGAGGCACAACATCGGATATATAGTCATCAAAAGTAGTATCAGGTTTAAGGAAAAACCCACTCATCAAAGCTATTGTCCCGAAAGTTGTGACACATAATAGTATTGCACTGACATAACCCCAAGGCGTACTTAACTTTGTGGATTCAAACTGAAGGTCTATTTCTGCTTTTGGTTGTACCATACAAACCTGAAAAGATTACTTAATTCTCATTATGTTGTGCAGCAAAACACAAACTCGTACTGAAATGAAAATTAAATTCTTTCGATCTCAACTTAAACCCACAATTACAACCAAGCAAATGCAGTTACCTGCTTTTTTATGTCATTTGATttttcctccatgaaccataatACAACTTCTTTGCCAGCTGCTTCAGATAGCTTTTTCTCCAATTTGGGCATGACTTCTTCAATTGGTTTCCTCAAGTTACCGATAAAAATCCCACCGTCTCCAAACCTCCGAACATCAGTTGCAAAGAATGTATCGAACCCAAAACAGCTCTTTAACTGTAACAAAATGAAAAATACTCATTTTGTTTTACTTGGAAAAATATTCAAACACTTTGAGGGCAACCCCAAACTAATGAAAATGCTTACTCACCTTGTTAAGATCAAGAGCCTTAAAAGCTTCTTCAACTTTCTCcaatctttctttttctcttttcaaactTTCAATTGCAGCTCTATTAAAAAATCCAACAACTGGGTTACTGCTGTTTGTTTCAGTATTTAACTCCTTGAGTTTTCTTTCAGCTCTCTTCTTTTCAAGCTTTATAGCAGCTTCAATTGAAGGATTACCCATAAATTTCTTAAAATCCTCATCAGTTTTCCAATCCGATTCCTGTTGTTTACTTGtctcttcatcaaaatcatcattttgGGTTTCAGTCACTTGTACGAAAGACTCAATCTTTTCTGCGGGCTCCTCTGTATTGGGTCTCTCGGAAATTGTTTCAAcagaggatgatgatgaagaagagggttcATCATACGCCGCCGGCTCGACAGAGAATTTGAGATCATTTCTTGGAATCGGCTTGGAGAAGAGAGAAAATGATTTCCTCTGACAGTGTAGCGTTACCTCTGTGCTTCACCGGCCTTACAGGGTTATGCCATTcctagcacttgacagtctatgcaGTATCACGCAATTATTGTCGGACACTGACTTGGCCTACGACTCTGTAACACTCAATCATTGTGCGTCACTTGCTAGACCGTTCATAGCCTTCCCCCACATAATCCGTTCAATGTCCTCGTCGAACGCAACAAGGTATACTCGCTATACTTGTTCTCTGGCCTTTTTCCTTGTCAAAAGGTTTCTGCCTAGTACCATATGCCATCACTTAGCTTATTGACTTGTCATTGATCCTGCCTTTTATTTTAGTTGTCACGTTGGCCCACGCTCCAACTTCCACTACAATCGCATATCAACACCCAAATGCAACTTGGAAATTTCTCTTGCCAATTCCCGGAATTAGGCTTGAATTGCACTTGAATCATTTGCGCCTAAGTTCACGCAAGTAATGATTCCTCCCAACTAGTCACGCTTATCATTGTCATAGTCTTATGCCTTGACTTTCCGACTTTAGTTGCACCACGCAAC
The nucleotide sequence above comes from Papaver somniferum cultivar HN1 chromosome 8, ASM357369v1, whole genome shotgun sequence. Encoded proteins:
- the LOC113304121 gene encoding probable zinc metallopeptidase EGY3, chloroplastic, which produces MAYGTRQKPFDKEKGQRTSIAKVTLHCQRKSFSLFSKPIPRNDLKFSVEPAAYDEPSSSSSSSVETISERPNTEEPAEKIESFVQVTETQNDDFDEETSKQQESDWKTDEDFKKFMGNPSIEAAIKLEKKRAERKLKELNTETNSSNPVVGFFNRAAIESLKREKERLEKVEEAFKALDLNKLKSCFGFDTFFATDVRRFGDGGIFIGNLRKPIEEVMPKLEKKLSEAAGKEVVLWFMEEKSNDIKKQVCMVQPKAEIDLQFESTKLSTPWGYVSAILLCVTTFGTIALMSGFFLKPDTTFDDYISDVVPLFGGFLTILGVSEICTRITAARYGVKLIPSFLVPSNWTGCLGVMNNYESLLPNKKALFDIPVARTASAYLTSLALTLIAFVSDGSFNGGENALFIRPQFFYNNPLLSFIQYVIGPYSDDLGNVLPNAVEGVGVPVDPLAFAGLLGMVVTSLNLLPCGRLEGGRIAQALFGRNVATLLSIGTSLLLGIGGLSGSVLCLAWGLFATFFRGGEELPARDEITPPGDDRYNWGFVLAVICFLTLFPNGGGTFSSSFLSQPFFRGDL